The following proteins are co-located in the Serinus canaria isolate serCan28SL12 chromosome 17, serCan2020, whole genome shotgun sequence genome:
- the LOC103819012 gene encoding HIV Tat-specific factor 1 homolog encodes MSGKDGNEEFYRQLQLQQQYEAKPAEGESDPFTYMDPADGAAYEWDLEKKACFPKITEDFLATYHANYGFHVDETDTSSASGTATENKQPVSFKKSGTQPSANEIGRKQTDPKQKLEKRKLEPGWFHVEEERNTNVYVTGLPPDIKKDEFVQVMSKCGIIMRDPQTEEHKVKLYKDKEGNLKGDGLCCYLKRESVQLALRLLDEAEIRGFKLHVEVAKFQLKGEYDASKKKKKCKDYKKKLSQQQKQLDWRPEKKDGTTRMRHERIVIIRNMFHPKDFEEDPLVLNEIREDLRMECEKFGQVKKVLIFDRHPDGVASVSFKEATEADLCKLTLNGRWFGGRQLSAETWDGVTDYQVEETAREREERLKVWESFLGDPDAKEQQTTSD; translated from the coding sequence ATGAGCGGCAAGGATGGAAATGAGGAGTTCTaccggcagctgcagctccagcagcagtaCGAGGCCAAACCAGCCGAGGGCGAGTCTGACCCCTTTACCTACATGGACCCGGCGGACGGGGCTGCCTACGAGTGGGACTTGGAGAAGAAGGCCTGCTTCCCCAAGATAACAGAAGATTTCCTGGCAACCTATCATGCCAACTATGGCTTCCATGTAGATGAGACAGATACTTCATCTGCTTCTGGTACAGCCACTGAAAATAAGCAACCAGTAAGTTTTAAGAAATCAGGAACACAACCATCAGCCAATGAGATAGGACGAAAACAAACAGATCCAAaacaaaaattggaaaaaaggaagctaGAGCCAGGGTGGTTTCACGTTGAAGAAGAAAGGAACACAAATGTTTATGTGACAGGTTTACCTCCAGACATTAAGAAAGATGAATTTGTACAAGTCATGTCAAAATGTGGTATCATCATGAGAGATCCTCAGACAGAAGAACACAAGGTCAAACTGTACAAAGATAAGGAAGGAAATCTTAAAGGAGATGGCCTCTGTTGTTATTTGAAGAGAGAATCAGTTCAACTTGCTTTGAGGCTTTTGGATGAAGCAGAAATCCGAGGCTTTAAATTGCATGTGGAAGTTGCAAAGTTCCAACTGAAGGGGGAGTATGATGCaagcaaaaagaagaagaaatgtaaaGACTACAAGAAGAAAttgtcacagcagcagaaacagctggACTGGAGGCCGGAGAAGAAAGATGGGACAACTCGAATGCGGCACGAACGCATTGTTATTATCAGGAATATGTTTCACCCCAAGGACTTTGAGGAGGACCCTCTAGTGCTAAATGAAATAAGAGAAGATCTGCGGATGGAGTGTGAAAAGTTTGGTCAAGTAAAGAAAGTTCTCATATTTGATAGGCACCCTGATGGCGTCGCTTCTGTGTCATTTAAAGAAGCAACAGAAGCTGATTTGTGCAAGCTGACTCTAAATGGAAGGTGGTTTGGTGGCCGTCAGCTCAGTGCTGAAACGTGGGATGGTGTAACAGATTATCAGGTGGAGGAGACTgcaagagaaagggaagaaaggctCAAGGTGTGGGAGTCATTTTTAGGGGACCCTGatgcaaaggagcagcagaCTACATCTGATTAG
- the MIGA2 gene encoding mitoguardin 2 translates to MAFRRTEGMSIMQALAMTVAEIPVFVYTTFGQSVFSQLRLSPGLRKVLFATALGTVALALAAHQLKRRRRRKKQIAPDKCGFKPGGITVPILPTRRVSSVKKGYSSRRVQSPGSKSNDTLSGISSIEPSKHSSSSHSLASMVAVNSSSPVPPGMWEAQAMGDVAAIGDSSAESLYVQGMELFEEALQKWEQALSIRQRDSACTSTPVPWDSSKQQESMSENISEEESQKREFAEKLESLLHRAYHLQEEFGSSLPSDSVLLDLEKTLMLPLADGSLRLRTDDEDSSTSEDSFFSAAELFDSLPFEQMPFHLSKPVAAYEEALQLVKEGKVACRTLRTELLGCYSDQDFLAKLHCVRQAFQELLEDESNQLFFGEVGKQMMIGLMTKAEKNPKAFLESYEEMLRYALKQETWPTTQQELEGRGVVCMSFFDIVLDFILMDAFEDLENPPSSVLAVLRNRWLSDSFKETALATACWSVLKAKRRLLMVPDGFISHFYSVSEHVSPVLAFGFLGPKQQLSEVCSFFKHQIVQYLKDMFDFDNVRYTTVQLLAEDILQLSRRRSEILLGYLGTETAPEMNGVLPAETEPLKEELI, encoded by the exons ATGGCATTCAGAAGGACAGAGGGAATGTCCATCATGCAGGCCTTGGCAATGACTGTGGCAGAGATCCCCGTGTTCGTTTACACAACCTTTGGGCAG TCTGTGTTCTCTCAGCTGCGGCTCTCTCCAGGCCTGCGCAAGGTGCTCTttgccacagccctggggaccgTGGCCTTGGCTCTCGCAGCTCATCAGCTGAAGCGGCGCCGCCGCCGAAAGAAGCAAATTGCTCCGGACAAATGTGGCTTTAAACCAGGAGGGATCACAGTGCCCATCCTGCCAACCAGGAGGGTCTCCTCTGTGAAGAAAG GATACTCCAGCAGGAgagtgcagagccctggcagcaagAGCAATGACACACTCAGCGGGATTTCCTCCATTGAGCCCAGCAAACATTCCAGTTCCTCCCACAGCCTGGCCTCG ATGGTCGCAGTCAACTCCTCAAGTCCAGTTCCCCCAGGGATGTGGGAGGCCCAGGCAATGGGAGATGTTGCAGCCATTGGTGATTCCAGTGCAGAAAGCCTCTATGTTCAAG GCATGGAGCTGTTTGAGGAGGCCCTGCAGAAATGGGAACAGGCACTGAGCATCAGGCAGAGGGACAGTGCTTGTACCAgcacccctgtgccctgggacagcagcaaacagcaggagAGCATGTCTGAGAACATTTCAGAG GAGGAATCCCAGAAAAGGGAGTTTGCTGAGAAGCtggagtccctcttgcaccgAGCCTACCACCTCCAGGAAGAGTTTGGCTCCTCTCTCCCATCGGACAGCGTGCTGCTGGATCTGG aGAAGACTTTGATGCTTCCGTTGGCGGACGGATCCTTGCGGCTGCGGACGGATGATGAGGACAGCTCCACTTCGGAGGATTCcttcttctctgcagcagag CTCTTTGACTCTCTCCCCTTTGAGCAAATGCCATTCCACCTCTCCAAGCCAGTGGCAGCATACGAAGAAGCTCTGCAGTTGGTGAAAGAAGGGAAGGTCGCGTGCCGGACGCTGAG GACAGAACTCCTTGGCTGCTACAGTGACCAGGATTTCCTGGCGAAGCTGCATTGTGTGAGGCAGGCATTCCAG gagctgctggaggatgaAAGCAATCAGCTGTTTTTTGGGGAGGTTGGGAAGCAGATGATGATAGGACTGATGACAAAAGCTGAAAAG aATCCCAAAGCTTTCCTGGAAAGCTACGAGGAGATGCTGCGTTATGCCTTGAAGCAGGAGACCTGGCCAACCACTCAGCAGGAGCTCGAGGGAAGAGGG GTGGTGTGCATGAGCTTCTTTGATATTGTGCTGGACTTCATCCTCATGGATGCTTTTGAGGATCTGGAGAACCCTCCCTCCTcggtgctggctgtgctgcgCAACCGCTGGCTGTCCGACAGCTTCAAGGAGACG GCTCTAGCAACTGCTTGCTGGTCAGttctgaaagcaaaaaggaGGCTTCTGATG GTACCAGATGGCTTTATCTCTCATTTCTACTCCGTATCGGAGCATGTCAGTCCTGTTCTAGCCTTTGGTTTTTTGGGGCCCAAGCAGCAGCTATCTGAAGTCTGCAGTTTCTTCAAG CACCAGATCGTGCAGTATCTGAAGGACATGTTTGACTTCGACAATGTGAGGTACACGAcggtgcagctgctggcagaggacaTCCTGCAGCTGTCGCGGCGGCGCAGCGAGATCCTCTTGGGATATCTGGGCACCGAGACTGCCCCGGAGATGAACGGCGTGCTTCCTGCGGAAACCGAGCCGCTGAAGGAGGAGCTCATCTGA